In the genome of Bradyrhizobium ottawaense, the window TCGTCAATCTCCTCCTGATGTCGCTGTTCGCCCTTCAGCACAGCGTGATGGCACGCAAGCAGTTCAAGGCGTGGTGGACGCAGTTCGTCCCCAAGCCGGTCGAGCGCTCGACATATGTGCTGTTCGCGAGTCTGTCATTGCTGCTCCTGTTCTGGCAGTGGCGTCCGCTGCCTGCGATCGTATGGAATGTCGAGAACCCGGATCTCGCCGTGACGTTGGTCACGCTGTCCTTCGCCGGGTGGATCCTGGTGTTCGCCAGCACCTACCTGATCAATCATTTCGAATTGTTCGGATTGCATCAGGTGACCAACCATCTGGTCGGCAAGGAGATGACGCCGCCGCGCTTCAGGACGCCGCTGCTCTACAATTTCGTCCGCCATCCGATCTATCTCGGCTTCATCATTGCGTTCTGGGCGGCGCCGACCATGACCGCGGGGCATCTGCTGTTTGCGGTCGTCACCACGCTCTACATCTTCGTCGGCATCGCGCTGGAGGAGCACGACCTCGTCGCTCTCTTCGGCGACGAGTACCGGCAGTACAAACAACGGGTGTCGATGCTTATTCCCTGGCGCCGGTCACTCTAGCCTCGGCGCGGCACCGCGCGCGTCCGCCGAACGGAGGACGCTTGGCCGCGCCAACTGAGGTATGCGAGCATCTCGCACGCCCGTCCCCTCAACGTCCCCCGGGGTGATGTCCCCCTTCACCCCGACACCTCTCCCCACATTCCCATCGGTCCCGACATATTGTGGACGAGGAGCGGGGAGAGGATTTCTTCCTCTTCATCAAACGGAGACGACCAAATGAAACATGTCGGAAATTGCTTCTGTGGCGCGGTCACGATCGAGGTCACGGGCGCACCGGAGGCGATGGGCTATTGCCATTGCCGTTCCTGCCGCTCCTGGTCGGGCGGCCCGGTCAACGCCTTCAGCCTGTGGAAGCCCGAAGCCGTGCGCGTCACCGAAGGCGCCCAGAATGTCGAGACGTTTGCCAAGACGCCGCTCAGCGAGCGCAAATTTTGCAAGAAGTGCGGCGGCCATCTCATGACCAACCATCCGC includes:
- the mddA gene encoding methanethiol S-methyltransferase — its product is MTQLDHQVHSISPEVAGSRIFKFIAFLYGIAAYLVFFVTILYAIGFVMGLVVPKTIDTGTDTPTAEAVIVNLLLMSLFALQHSVMARKQFKAWWTQFVPKPVERSTYVLFASLSLLLLFWQWRPLPAIVWNVENPDLAVTLVTLSFAGWILVFASTYLINHFELFGLHQVTNHLVGKEMTPPRFRTPLLYNFVRHPIYLGFIIAFWAAPTMTAGHLLFAVVTTLYIFVGIALEEHDLVALFGDEYRQYKQRVSMLIPWRRSL
- a CDS encoding GFA family protein yields the protein MKHVGNCFCGAVTIEVTGAPEAMGYCHCRSCRSWSGGPVNAFSLWKPEAVRVTEGAQNVETFAKTPLSERKFCKKCGGHLMTNHPPLGLVDVFTATIPTLAFAPGVHVNYAETVLPMRDGLPKLKDFPAEFGGSGEMMQE